Genomic DNA from uncultured Methanospirillum sp.:
CAGGAATCGGGTTTGGTCTTGCAGTTCTGAACGGCGGGGCTGTGTATCTTCTCTTCAGGCAGTACCTCTCGCTGGCAGAGGAGTCCTATGAATTTGCCGGGATCATTCTCGGGTCGATGACCGAGGAGGACGGGAAGGTTCAGGCGGACCCGATGGCTCTGGCAGGGATATCGATGGATCATCTGAGCCGTATGAGTGGTTTGATGAGATGGGTCCGGGGATAGAGAGGGGAACCTCTCTCTTTTACGGCAACCGGCTTTCAGGTTATTTGTATTGAAAGTCTTATCGATGATATTACTTCATCCGAATGTTGAGGTGACCTTTTTTTACCGCCCGGAGAAGATCTATTCATTATGGGAACACCAGCGGGATTCTTTCTCAATGCCCTGGCCGGTTTACTGAACCGAACCCCAGCCCGGAAATCTGATCCTGCAAGAAAAAGGGTTGGAAAAGTACCAGTTTATCTTATCACCGGGTTCCTGGGATCTGGAAAAACCACGTGCATAAACCAGATCCTCAGTTCCACTACGGGAGTCCGGTTCGGAGTGATCGTCAATGATTTCGGCTCTATCTGTATTGACCAAAGCCTGATAGAAGGGGCTAGAGACCAGGTCATTGCACTTGAAAACGGGTGTATCTGTTGTTCACTCCGAAATAACCTATCTGAAGCGATAACCACCCTCATCAAGTCAGATTCTGAACCAGAGATCCTCGTGATCGAGGCATCAGGAGTGGCAGATCCATTTGGGATCATCAGTCTTCTCGAACATGAAGAGGCAAAAAAGATAGTCAGAATAGCAGGTGTCATCTGTCTGGTGGATGCGGAAAACATCTCTTCAGTATCCTGGATCATGAGTCATCTTGTGAGAAAGCAGATCCGATCCGCAGACCTTATTCTTCTCAACAAGACCGACCGGATCTCTGAATCCAAAAAGGCAACCATCAGAAAAGAATGGATACCCCCCGGTATTCCATTGCTGGAGACAGCATATGCTGCCATCCCGGTATCGTTGATTCTGGGGATAACCCATGCCGGTCCTTCTGAACATCCTTCTGCAGGAGAACCTGCCGGTCATCATCACCATGACAGTAGTGAGCATGGATTTTCTACCGTCTCCTGGACGAATACTTCACCGATTCGCCTCTCCTGCCTCCACGCATTCATGAAAAACCTGCCTCCCACAGTAATAAGGGCAAAAGGCCTTGCATACATCAATGAATTACCATTACAACAGGTCATCGTCCAGGTTGTTGGAAGGCGGGTCTCGTTGACAAAAGGCAAGCCCTGGACTACGGGAGATAAAGCAACTCAACTCACGTTTATAGGAATAAGGGACAAAATGGAAAATGATGATATCAGCAACAGGCTGGAGTCATGTCTGGTAAAACCGGCATGATTTCCAGCCCTCTTCGATCAGATTATCCGGGATTTACATACATAACCACCCCTGACTCATTGAAATAGATTCAGAATACCAGATACCGTGTGGTTTTACAAGTAATTGATCCCATACAGATTTACTAAATCATCAGATCAAAACGTGTTTAATCATTTTTTATCCACACTGTAGAATTTTGAATCTTCTGCTTTTTAACCCGTTAAATATTGTACTCACATTTTCGTCCAATTATCCTTGACATTCCTGGCCCTCCTTACGATAAGATACCAGGTGGCATTTCTGCATCAATGAATTTTCAGAATGTAATTACACCAAAAACCGGACAGCACAGGATACAGAATTCCACGTGTGATTGTTATTTTCAAACTACGTAAATAACACTAATTTCAAGATCGATTTCAAAATTATTAATTATTAATAATTCAGTACAACTGAATAAGATGCATATGAGTATTATAATCTCAAAGTGTAACTAACAGATAACTTTGGCGATTATTTCATGAATGCATCAGATTAGTCATACCATACATGCGGGAGTACAATGAAACTATTAACGTATCTGGTAATTCTGACCCTATGCTGTAGTATCCTGCCGGGCCTGGCACTCGCGGATACTGATCTGGCATATGATCTCGGATCCCGGGCAGCCACGGTGGGGATGGATCTGCTCAAGTTTGAACCTGGTGACGAGAACATC
This window encodes:
- a CDS encoding GTP-binding protein translates to MGTPAGFFLNALAGLLNRTPARKSDPARKRVGKVPVYLITGFLGSGKTTCINQILSSTTGVRFGVIVNDFGSICIDQSLIEGARDQVIALENGCICCSLRNNLSEAITTLIKSDSEPEILVIEASGVADPFGIISLLEHEEAKKIVRIAGVICLVDAENISSVSWIMSHLVRKQIRSADLILLNKTDRISESKKATIRKEWIPPGIPLLETAYAAIPVSLILGITHAGPSEHPSAGEPAGHHHHDSSEHGFSTVSWTNTSPIRLSCLHAFMKNLPPTVIRAKGLAYINELPLQQVIVQVVGRRVSLTKGKPWTTGDKATQLTFIGIRDKMENDDISNRLESCLVKPA